CTGTACTTGCCTAATGATGTCTACTCGGAATCAGAACAGGGCTCCTCGCAGTCCCACCGGTGTAAGCCTCAAATCCTCCCTTCTTCCGCTTTCTGTTTTAGTGCGCCGTAAATTAGTGTAGAAATCTGTGAAGAAATGCGCCCAAATTGGGGTTGTCTTCTCCATTTTCGGGtcgatttgaaattttatggcTCCTGTTTCTTGTCGAGGTTTTAAtgttttcgctctgttttttggGTTCCCAGAAAAAGGGTGGTGCTGTTGAAGTTCCGATGGACAAACGTAGGAAGATTGGTGCTGGTCGAACGACGGGAAGGCAGCCTCTCGTGGAGGCAAACTGTAAGAAGGATGGGGCAGGTGGGAGTGACGCGGCCAGTGCCAAGGCCTCAGAGAATGCCAACATTGTGTTCACGAAGGAGGAAGTGGAGGCCTTGTTGAATGAAGTGCTCAAGTTGAAGAAGCTCGATGCCAAGGTTCTTTTATCTACATTCATTGACACTTAGATTTTTCGTTCGTTTGTTGTGGCTTTGAATTTATCTATTGGGCTTTCAGTGTTTGTTCTGATGCTAGTGACTTGGCAGGGAAATATGCAGCTGATGACGGACCAGAATAAGAGGCTGAAGCTTGGCCTGAAATGGTCCTTCCAGGAGCAGGAAAGGTTGCAAATGGACTTGGAATCTACTCAGAAGAAGTGTGCAGATACTGGTAAACTCACTGGACATGCTGTTCTTAATATACATAATGTGGAGATTCTGTTTTAAAGCACTGAGAGCAGCTCTGGTTCATGGCACTTCATTGCATTTAGGATTGTTGTTGATACTGAAGATCCATTAGATATATTTATGGAGCATTTATAAGAATCAATATAACACATTTGCATTCTTAGCTTATGGCATAATCTTTCTCTTCTTTGCCCTTAACCTAGAACATGTGGCCTGTGATGATATCTAATTAGGATTATAAATTGCATCATGTGTAGGTTAATAGAACACGTACCATTATCATCATGTCCCATGTGATTGTTGTTAGCCTGGGATTAAGTAAAAACTTTGGTGCAAGAACAATTCTAATGCAAATCCATTTGCTGCATGTAGAGACTGAAATGGAGAAAAAAGTGCTGGAATTGAACTCGAATCTCGCTAATTTGAAGAATGAGAATGCTTCTTTGGATGAGAGACTTGCAAAAGAATCATCAGAGAAGTTGGTAAGCTCGCTACTCAGTTATAGGCTTCAAGAATGTGAACTAAGCCCTGTAACATTTCCTATCTAATATTTGTGTGGATGACTATCAGCATGCACTCGATCTTCATAGAATGGAAGCAGAAGCCAGGGTTGCTGCTGAAAGGCTACAAGCCTCTCTTTCAGAAGATCTGGAAAAAATCAGGCAGGAGAAACAAGTTGCTGATCAGCAGGTTATTTCTGAAGATCTCATACATACACCGGGTTGGTTTTTTTTGGCAAACATTCGGAAATGTATATCCATTTAGGTGCCTAAGTTTAAAGGGACATGCAGGTTGTCTCACTAAAAGAAACTTACAAGAGACTGCAAGAGTATAATACAAGTTTACAGCAATACAATACCAAACTTCAAACAGATTTGTCATCAGCAAATGAGTCACTAACTCGGGTGGAGAAGGAAAAGTTGGCTATTGTGGAGAACCTTAGTACATTGAGGGGTCACTACAACAGCTTACAGGATCAGTTAACATCATCCAGAGTAAGTCCTTGTTCGATTTTACTTAACAGAAACATCTGCTTTCTGTCCTTAAGGTAACCCCGGAAATTGTTATAAATAATTCAGGTTGCTCTGGATGATGCTGTAAAACAAAAAGAATCATTAGTGAACGAACTAAAGTGCCTCCGAGAAGAACTCCAAAAGGTTAGAGAGGATCGGGATCGTCAAGTCACGCAAGTACAAGGTTTAACAACTGACATACTTAGGTACAAAGAAGCAACGGGGAAGTCTATCATAGAGCTGGATAACTTGGCAGCAAAATCACAAGCCTTACAGGTTTGTTGCAACCATTTCTTACCCAACTAGTGGTGcctatttaaagaaaaattgtgaTCTATACTGTCACTTTTGCAGGAAACATGTTCTTCCCAGGCAGAACAAATACGTGTTTTGCAGCTTCAACTTGCTGCTGCAAATGAGAAATTAAAGGTGGAGATTTTGATTCACTAATTCATTATCAACATTCTTCATGTTGAGCTTTTTAATGGGACCCCCTTAAACATACACCATTATGCCTTGTTTCAGATGGCTGATCTCTCTGTAGTAGAGAACAAGATGAAACATGAAGAGCATGAGAGGACTATAAGTGAATTAAGAGGTCATTTGGCAGATCTGGAGCAGCAGGTCATTGATGGAGAAACCTTAAGGAAGAAACTGCACAACACTATCTTGGTAATATATACTTCTTCCTAAATCGCGAACCATGTGTATAGTTAATGATGGATAGTTATTCACGGTTGTCCTTGCAGGAACTGAAAGGGAATATACGTGTCTTTTGCCGAGTTCGCCCATCATTACCGGATGAAGGCATTGGCAGTGAAGCCATTGTCTCTTATCCTACTGCTGCTGAGTCTCTTGGCCGAG
The sequence above is drawn from the Punica granatum isolate Tunisia-2019 chromosome 5, ASM765513v2, whole genome shotgun sequence genome and encodes:
- the LOC116206628 gene encoding kinesin-like protein KIN-14C, which codes for MMSTRNQNRAPRSPTGKKGGAVEVPMDKRRKIGAGRTTGRQPLVEANCKKDGAGGSDAASAKASENANIVFTKEEVEALLNEVLKLKKLDAKGNMQLMTDQNKRLKLGLKWSFQEQERLQMDLESTQKKCADTETEMEKKVLELNSNLANLKNENASLDERLAKESSEKLHALDLHRMEAEARVAAERLQASLSEDLEKIRQEKQVADQQVVSLKETYKRLQEYNTSLQQYNTKLQTDLSSANESLTRVEKEKLAIVENLSTLRGHYNSLQDQLTSSRVALDDAVKQKESLVNELKCLREELQKVREDRDRQVTQVQGLTTDILRYKEATGKSIIELDNLAAKSQALQETCSSQAEQIRVLQLQLAAANEKLKMADLSVVENKMKHEEHERTISELRGHLADLEQQVIDGETLRKKLHNTILELKGNIRVFCRVRPSLPDEGIGSEAIVSYPTAAESLGRGIDLMQSGQRYPFTFDKVFNHEASQEDVFLEISQLVQSALDGYKVCIFAYGQTGSGKTYTMMGKHDQKGLIPRSLEQIFQTSQALKAQGWKYKLQVSMLEIYNETIRDLLLPRSSNGLDLIRSDSGVGGKQYSIKHDANGNTHVSDLTLVDVCSVREISSLLEQAAQSRSVGKTQMNEQSSRSHFVFTLRIFGVNENTEQQVQGVLNLIDLAGSERLSRSGATGERLKETQAINKSLSSLADVIFALAKKEDHVPFRNSKLTYLLQPCLGGDSKTLMFVNISPEPSSTGESLCSLRFAARVNACEIGIPRRQTAMRPMDSRLSCG